In the Oncorhynchus nerka isolate Pitt River linkage group LG6, Oner_Uvic_2.0, whole genome shotgun sequence genome, gagtggtaggggTAGATCTGCAAAGGCGAAACGTGATgcatcaggatatataataaacgGAGTAGCAGCAGTTTATACATTGATTGTATGTAAGTGTAAATGTATAGAAATTTCAATGCAGACAGTCtgtgacttgggggtagaagctgtccaggagtctgttggtgtcagacttgatgctcCGGGTACCACTTTCAGTGCaaaaagcagagagaacagtctgtggcatGGAAGGCTGGAGTCTTTAATGATCTTCCGGGCATTTCCTTTCacgccgcctggtatagaggtcctaggTGGCCGGGAGCTCGTTCCCCAGCGGTGTGCTgttcgcaccaccctctgtagcgccatgcgattGGTTAATCCTCAATGGGTTTTTTTTTACgggaaaaaaaaatgaatgtttcGGTAATGTAACCTTTTTGTTGTACTGTCAAATCTCAGAAACATCAAAGATACGTTTCAATGCGTCGGGCAAATCGGAGGGGggatgattttgcaggttttcctacttacaaagcaaaATAATTATTCTGTTCTATTAGAGTGAACTTTGAGAGATTCTAACTCAATATTAACACAGTAAAATGGATGGTTGAACATTTAGCATGTCTGCATTCATTAAAATCCCTCCAAGCCCCCCCCCTgccactccacacacagacaccaaccCCCTCCCACttccagacaccaagcccctcccttcCAACcagccactcacacagacaccaagcccctccccttccACACCAAGCCACCCCCCCCCAACCActgccactcacacagacaccagCCCCTCCCCTTCCACACCAAGCCATCCCCCCCAACCACTCATTAAAGCCATCCCTCCAAGTTCCACACCAACCCCCCAACCACTGCCCCTCCCCttaccactcacacagacaccaagcccctccccttaAAGGCCACTCACACCCTGCATTCATTAAAATCCTCCAAGTTCACTGTAAAGgctgagtggcgcagaggtctaagggcactgcatctcagtgctagaggcgtcactacagaccctggtttgattccaggctgtatcacagcggtctaaggacactgcatctcagtgctagaggcgtcactacagaccctggtttgattccaggctgtatcacagcggcgtcactacagaccctccACAGACCCTGGTTTGGGCTCTGTCTAAggctctcagtgctagaggcgtcactacagaccctggtttgattccaggctgtatcacagcggtctaagggctctgcatctcagtgctagaggcgtcactacagaccctggtttgattccaggctgtatcacagcggactaagggctctgcatctcagtgctagaggcgtcactacagaccctggtttgattccaggctgtatcacagcggtctaagggctctgcatctcagtgctagaggcgtcactacagaccctggtttgattccaggctgtatcacagcggtctaaggctctgcatctcagtgctagaggcgtcactacagaccctggtttgattccaggctgtatcacagaggtctaagggcactgcatctcagtgctagaggcgtcactacagacccccgGTTATCACAGCGAtgcatccaggctgtatcacagaggtctaagggcactgcatctcagtgctagaggcgtcactacagaccccggttcgattccaggctgtatcacagtggtctaagggcactgcatctcagtgctagaggcgtcactacagaccccggttcgattccaggctgtatcacagtggtctaagggctctgcatctcagtgctagaggcgtcactacagaccctggtttgattccaggctgtatcacagcggtctaagggcactgcgtctcagtgctagaggcgtcactacagaccctggtttgattccaggctgtatcacagcggtctaagggcactgcgtctcagtgctagaggcgtcactacagaccctggtttgattccaggctgtatcacagcggtctaagggcactgcgtctcagtgctagaggcgtcactacagaccctggtttgattccaggctgtatcacatccggccgtgattgggagtcccatagggtggcacacaattggcccagcgccatcCGGGATAcggtttggccgggttaggccgtcattgtaaatgagcatttgttcttaaccgtcttgcctagttatataaaggttaaaAAGAAAAGTAAACCGTTTTTTCCCATGGTTGTATATTTGGATAATATGAGCATGTTATGCTTTACAAGGTTAATGACACACAATTAGTGATGTACTAGTTGCATACATCTCAAACAAAGTTTACCAGACATTTCTTTTTTACATACcgtaccagtcaatagtttggacacctactcattcaaggatttttcttgaATTTTTTACAAATTTCTACCATGtaaaatagtagtgaagacatcaaaactatgaaataactcatatggaactaaaaaaagtgttaaacgaatcaaaatatattttatatttgagattcttccaagtagccaccctttggcttgatgacagctttgcacacactaggcttctctcaaccagcttcatgaggtagtcaactggaatggatttccaacagtcttgaaggagttcccacatacgctgagcacttgttggctgcttttccttcactctgcagttccagctcatcccaaaccatctcaatttggttgtcgggtgattgtggaggccacgtcatctgatgcagcactccatcactctccttggacaaatagcccttacacagcctggaggtgtgtttggggtcattgtcctgtcgaAAAAACAAATTAGATTTGTTtaatcaaagggtggctacttcgaagaatctcaaatctcaaatattttttgatttgtttaacacttttatgcgtacgacatgattccatatgtgttatttcagagttttgatgtTTTAAttaaatattattctacaatgtagaaaatagttttaaaaaattaagaaaaaccctggaatgagttggtgtgtccaaacgtttgactggtactgtgtatctgTAGCTTTTATGTTGTTTTTGTAAACAGTTTAGTTTTTGATTAGATGCATTAGATATGTCTAGCCTAAACGTTCAGGCACTTTAGAGAGGTTGAAAAAACACTTGTCTATCCTCTGTATGTCTCTGGATATCCCCTCTATGTCCCccgacaccaccacaatgttCGAGAGAGATTGGTGCTGTAGAAATGTAGTTTTTATAGTGAACAATACATTTTAGCCACAGTGTGCAAAAACAGTGCAATTACCACATTCAGACACTTTGGAGAGGCTGAAAGGACACTTGGATTCCCCATAACACCAccactatgtatgaatgtacccaggattccccagaacaccaccactatgtatgaatgtaccCAGGATTCCCACATAACATTCCCCAgaacaccaccacagaacattccacCACTGAATGTATTCCCCATAACACCAccactatgtatgaatgtaccCAGGATTCCCCAGAACACCACCACTATGTATGAATGTATGGATTCCCAGAACACCAccactatgtatgaatgtaccCTGGATTCCCCATAACACCAccactatgtatgaatgtaccCTGATTCCCCATAACACCAccactatgtatgaatgtacccaggattccccagaacaccaccactatgtatgaatgtacccaggattccccagaacaccaccactatgtatgaatgtacccaggattccccagaacaccaccactatgtatgaatgtaccCAGGATTCCCCAGAACACCACCACTATGTAGGAATTCCCCAGGATTCCCAGAACACCAccactatgtatgaatgtaccCTAGGATTCCCCATAACACCAccactatgtatgaatgtacccaggattcccagaacaccaccactatgtatgaatgtacccaggataacaccaccactatgtatgaatgtacccaggatttaacaccaccactatgtatgaagaacaccaccactatgtatgaatgtaccCAGGTAACACCACCACCCAGGATTCCCAGAACACCAccactatgtatgaatgtaccCAGATTCCCAGAACACCAccactatgtatgaatgtacccaggattccccagaacaccaccactatgtatgaatgtacccaggattccccagaacaccaccactatgtatgaatgtacccaggattccccagaacaccaccactatgtatgaatgtacccaggattccccataacaccaccactatgtatgaatgtacccaggattccccagaacaccaccactatgtatgaatgtacccaggattccccagaacaccaccactatgtatgaatgtaccCAGGATTCCCCAGAACACCACCACTATGTATGAATGAGGTTGTGATTCCCAGAACACCACCACTTGAAATTGTGTTGTAATACTATGTATGAACCAATAGCATTTGGGGATTGCAAATATGTAATAGAACACCACCACTGGAATGATCTAATTTACAGACATATGCCACTTTGGAGAGGTTTAGGGACACTTGAATGAAATATCCCATGACCACACCTGACACCACTGAATGTACTAAAATATCTtcccatttctagttgttaggtctGTCAATCCCTTTATTTCTTTCTGATGTTGTTCATGCCATGTTGTGACCACACCTGAAGCCATCTGATGTGTTTCCAGCTCTAGTCATCAATAATTCACTTCTAGCTTGTCAATGAAAGATGACTTTCAAAAtcaaatacatgttttatttatttttgtgtgtGCTTGATCTTGTGTATTCTGAACTATGCAACTCCTATCTATCTTCTGATAATTTCCTCATAATCTCCGAGATGAATTCTTTCCAAATATACCAAGTTTTTGAATGTCAGAATCATGTAATTACACATGAATAGCAGTTACGTTTGGGGCAGCGTTAtgtccccggattttgtgttaaaagcTCTAcaaacaaagctttcttagtgtccaacaagctttctctgcccttaaccttgttctgaacacctccaaaacaaaggtcttgtggtttggtaagaagaatgcccctctccccacaggtgtgattactacctctgatggTTTAGaggttgaggtagtcacctcacacaagtacttgggagtatggctagacagtagactgtctttctctcagcacatatcaaagctgcatgctaattttaaatctagacttggtttcctctatcgtaatcgctcttctttcaccccagctgccaaactaaccctgattcagatgaccatcctacccatgctagattacagagacgcaatttatagatcggcaggtaagggtgctctcgagtggctagatgttctttaccattcggccatcagatttgccaccaatgctccttataggacaaatcactgcactctatactcctctgtaaactggtcatctctgtatacccgtcacaagacacactggttgatgcttatttatgaaaccctcttaggcctcactcccccctatctgagatgtctactgcagccctcatcctccacattcaacacctgttcactcccccctatctgagatacctactgcagccctcatcctccacatacaacacctgttcactcccccctatctgagatacctactgcagccctcatcctccacatacaacacctgttcactcccccctatttgagatacctactgcagccctcatcctccacatacaacacctgttcactcccccctatctgagatacctactgcagccctcatcctccacatacaacacctgttcactcccccctatctgagatacctactgcagctctcatcctccacatacaacacctgttcacttccccctatctgagatacctactgcagcccttatcctccacatacaacacctgttcactcccccctatctgagaaacctactgcagccctcatcctccacatacaacacctgttcactcccccctatctgagatacctactgcagctctcatcctccacatacaacacctgttcactccccctatctgagatacctactgcagccctcatcctccacatacaacaccccttctgccagtcacattctgttaaaggtccccaaagcacaaacatccctgggtcgctcctcttttcagttcgctggaGCTACCGACTGGAaccagctgcaacaaacactcaaactaaaaagtttttatctcaatctcttcattcaaagactcgatCACTCTTcatgacagttgtggctgctttgcatgatgtattgttgtctctaccttcttgacctttgtgctgttgtctgtgcccattaatgtttgtaccctgatttgtgcttctaccatgttgtgctgctggcatgttgtgttgtcatgtgttgctgccatgctatgttgccgtctttaggtctctctttatgtagtgttgtgttgtctctcttgttgtgatgtgtgttttgtcctatatttttattttattgatttgtatttttaatcctagcccccccacaggaggccttttgcattTCGGTagaccttcattgtaaataagaatttgttcttaactaacttgtcaagttaaataaaggttaaataaaaaacatataTTAAAAAAATGAAGGCCCTAACAGTTCGTGTGCACCGTTTCTCATgttgagtttgccccaccaagatttacgtGCTAAAATCGCCACTTTATGGTAGACACTGTGAGATTAGCTGCAAAAGCAAATTCTTCTCAGGCAGTTTAATAGACAGCGACTGGGGTCCTACAAGCTTTTAACTCACGCATGCGCATGAAAGAAAGTCTCTTTCTCGGTGGACACAATGGCGGACGCAGAGTAAGTGATTTCTGCTCTGCAAGAATCTATGTCCATCTACTAATTTCACAAATATCCAACGTTATTTGACATTTAGTCAGTTTTCGTCAACTATAGAACATATTTGTCGTGTCGGTAGTGTGGAGTGGCGTTTTTTACTTTACGATATTTTTGTTGATTTTGTTGACTCGAGACTGGATGCGGTCAGAAACATGCCCGTCTTGCGAATCGATTTGCACATGTTTTTACTTATATGCGATGCGTGTCTCGTAGTATTACTTGCATATTGCCAATGAGGTACATAGTATTATTTTCTGAGTATTTCGCTGTTTGAGCTCCACAATATCACAAAGTAGACTTTGCGTCTGTCATCGCCCGTCGAAACTAACCGGCCAGTTTCGCAACAATGTTTGGTCCGTTAAATTACTATTCCTCAGTCAGTCACTTCCATCCATGTTAAACTATTTTCTCCTTACTCTAAACAAAGTGTCGCGTCTGTTGCAGAAAGAAGGTTCCGGCGGTCCCTGAGAGCCTTTTGAAAAGGCGGAAGGCCTTCGCCACCATGAAGACCATGCGCATCAAGAAGATGCTTGCCGAAAAAAAAGTAAGTTTGAACTAACTAAAGTACTAACCTAACTAGCAGGCTTCCATATGTAATTTTACAATGCATATAATCTCCCCTTAAGTGCGGTTAGAACTGGTTGTGGGTGGGGGGTGTAATATCTACCCGCTGTCATTTAAACCGTATAACTACAACGTGGTTAATGATGCTCAACTTTTTTCCCCATCTTATCGACTCTGGTGAAACCAGTCTGAAAAATAAGCCAATTTGTCTGAAACCACGTAGAAATGTCCTAAATAATCATTGCCGGCTATAACGTTGAAACTGCATCGTTGGTTTACGGCTTGTAAATAAACATTACACTGTAAGGTCTcctccacctgttgtattcgatgcatatgacaaataaaatgtatttgatcAGTTTTAAACATTGCATCCTTATGTACAGTGGTGGGTGAATGCCATACAACCAGCtgctaaaaaacatgtttttgttcaTACTGAAGTTAACTAGAGGTGTTACCCAGCTGTGATGTTCTGCTCTGAATCATAGTTGATGCTTTGTATCCCCAGACTCGTAAGGTGACCAGGAAACTGATCTACAAGAGGGCTGAGAAGTACCACAAGGAGTACAGGGAGATGTACCGGCGTGAGATCCGTATGGGGAGGACTGCCCGCAAGGTCGGGAACTTCTACGTCCCAGCTGAGCCCAAGCTGGCCTTCGTCATCAGGATCAGGGGGTATGTTTCTGTGGATTAGACTGCTAAATGTGTATTTTATCCCTGTTTTTGTCAGATTTCCATGTCCCGTAAACCGTTACTCAGGTGCTGGGTAAAACATGGATGTATTCAAGTCGTTACCTGgacattgatttgatttgttacttGGTATAGCTGGTGACCATGTCTTCTTCCTGTCATTCGAAGTTCTACACAACGTGGTTAATGATGCTCAACTTTTTTCCCCATCTTATCGACTCTGGTGAAACCAGTCTGAAAAATAAGCCAATTTGTCTGAAACCACATTGAATGTAAACTAAAAGCCAACTGGAACATTAAGACAAGTGATGTTGTGCTGAACATAACTAACAccttctgccccccccccccctttttttagtATCAACGGTGTCAGCCCCAAGGTGCGCAAGGTCCTCCAACTCATGCGTCTGCGTCAGATCTTCAACGGAGTCTTCGTCAAACTGAACAAGGCTTCCATCAACATGTTGAGGATCGCCGAGCCCTACATCGCTTGGGGGTAAGACTGACATCACTACCACGGTGTATTCACCAGGAAGCCAACGATCCGATGTAGGGAAGAGACTAACCTGAATTGGCCAACAAGAAATGCTCGTTTTCGTAGCAGAACTTTTCATGTTGCAAACAGGTTTGCacgaatgaatacacccctgcttTGATGTGGACAGCCCTGTTGAATTGGACAGTTGTGGTTTTGTGTTGCTTTACTTGATTTAAGGTAGTGGTACAACCTGAATTCTGCTGCGGTGATTGTCTGGTATTTTTACACAACGTGGTTAATGATGCTCAACTTTTTTCCCCATCTTATCGACTCTGGTGAATCCAGTCTGAAAAATTAAGCCAATTTGTCTGAAACCACATTGATATTACTAAAGACGTGCCCGGTATGATATGAACCAAATGCATTGTTTTGGTTGGGTGCAGTAATTCTCACTGTTTGGTTGCGACTACGCTACCTGCATTGCTGTTCCACAGATAGTATTTTCCTGCTCTTGTTTCGTAGGTACCCCAGATAGTATTTTCCTGCTCTTGTTTCGTAGGTACCCCAACCTGAAGTCTGTTCGAGAGCTGATCTACAAGCGTGGCCATGGCAGGATGACCAAGCAGCGCATCGCCCTCACGGACAACGCCCTGGTCGAGAAGGCCCTGGGTACGCATTTACTTATATGGGACTGAATCGCTTCATAATGTTGGGAGGTCAAAGCCTTTTCCCACATCTTAACATAGACTAGATGGTTAAAGACTATCCCTTTTTTGATGGGACAAATTTCCATGTCCCGTACACCGTTACTCGGGTGCTGGGTAAAACATGGATGTATTCAAgtcggggcggcagcgtagcctagtggttagagcgttggactagtaaccggaaggttgcaagttcaaacccctgagctgacaaggtacaaatctgttgttctgcccctgaacaggcagttaacccactgttcccaggcagtcattgtaaataagaatttgttcttaactgacttgcctggttaaataaaggtaaaataaaaaaagttaccTGGACTTTGATGTGTTACTTGGTATAGCTGGTGACGATGTCTTCTTCCTGTCGTTCAAACGTCACAATGTGGTTAATGATGCTCAACTTTTTTCCCCATCTTATCGACTCTGGTGAAACCAGTCTGAAAAAAATAAGCCAATTTGTCTGAAACCACATTGAGAAAACGACTGCGATCTGAAATGGCAGAATAGGCGACTGCATTTCGTGATTTGGGACATGGATTTCCCATTACTGTACACAAACCGTTAGCCGTACCCTTTTCTCTACAACAGCAATAGCATCTGCTCAATTCActacctttggaaagtattcagacctcttggcattttgttactttacagccttattctaaaactctGTCCTCGTCCCTCAGGTAAATACAGCATCATCTGCGTGGAGGACCTGATCCATGAGATCTACACAGTCGGGAAGAACTTCAAGCCTGCCAACAACTTCCTGTGGCCCTTCAAACTGTCCACACCCCGCGGCGGCATGAACAAGAAGACGACTCACTTTGTGGAGGGAGGCGACGCTGGAAACAGGGAGGACCAGATCAACAGACTGGTCAGGAGGATGAACTAGAGGTGACTCGTGATTTTTCTAAGGCAGTGTTTCCAACACTCGGTCCTCGGGGGAACCCAGCCCCCATAgtgctacacagctgattcaaataatcaagctTTGTATTGTCGGGGCTAACACCAAAAATGTTCACACGTTGGGAGTCCCAGGGACTGAGTTTGGGGGGGGAACGCCAGGGACAGGGGTAGAGTTCAGGTGAGATGGGAAACCTGTAGGTTTGTATCCCCAAGTGAtcccctattccttatgtagtgcactagttcaaCCCATAAatagttcactatgtagggaattggggtgccatttgggacttctttgggtgtgtgtgtcagagtaggTGCTGATCTATGACCTGTTGTCCCTTTTACATGACGACCTGGTATTCCATCAATTCTTTCCACAAATATATTGGATTGGGAGGCTGTGGGTTGGATTGGGAGGCTGTGGGTTGGATGGAGTTTCCATTTCTTTTGACGGCCATTTTTCCTTTCGAGTGAGGGGAAGTGTACACGGGCACTTTGGGACGAAGGAAAGATTATTGGGGCTGATGGCCGACGGGTGTGCTGtcaaggttggtgaccactgccttACCGGGGTTTATGCCGGTGTTGTGATCGAGAACAAAACCATCTGAACATTGTTTATGGGTATCTTTTTTCAAAGTCCCTAAGTGTCCAGTTTCTGTTTTTTACAAAATGT is a window encoding:
- the LOC115125208 gene encoding large ribosomal subunit protein uL30, which translates into the protein MADAEKKVPAVPESLLKRRKAFATMKTMRIKKMLAEKKTRKVTRKLIYKRAEKYHKEYREMYRREIRMGRTARKVGNFYVPAEPKLAFVIRIRGINGVSPKVRKVLQLMRLRQIFNGVFVKLNKASINMLRIAEPYIAWGYPNLKSVRELIYKRGHGRMTKQRIALTDNALVEKALGKYSIICVEDLIHEIYTVGKNFKPANNFLWPFKLSTPRGGMNKKTTHFVEGGDAGNREDQINRLVRRMN